The bacterium DNA segment GACTCCAACCCCACCCGCGTGGAGATGATCAAGGAGTTCGTCGCCGTGGCGGCCACCCTGGACGCCACCGATAAAACGGCCCTCATGGCCCAGGGCGTGGACCGCGACGACGTGTCCATCATCGCCATCGGCAACGACTTCGAGTCGAACACCCTCGCCGCGATGAACTGCAAGGAGATCGGCGTCAAGCTGGTCATCTCGCGGGCGCTTTCCGAGGAGCACGGCCGCGTCCTGCGGAAGCTGGGCGTGGACCGGGTCATCTACCCGGAGCGCGACATCGCCGCCAACCTGGTCCAGGCGGTGCTGGTGCCGAACATCACGCGGTTCGCCCGCGTGGCGCCGGGGGTCGGCCTGGCCCACGTCCGCCTGCCCCGAGGCTACAAGGACGTGCCGCTGGGCGAGCTCTCCACGTCGAAGGTGCGGGTGGTGGCGATTATAAAGAACCCCCCCGCGGGCGCCAAGCCCGGGGCGCCGCCCATCGTGGACTCCTCGCCCCAGGCGGAGACCCAGGTGAGCCAGGACGACCTCCTCATCGTCTTCGGCCCGAACGACGAGATCAACCAGCTCGCGC contains these protein-coding regions:
- a CDS encoding TrkA family potassium uptake protein; translation: MRSYSVIGLGEFGMAVARMLADVQRDGVSAYDSNPTRVEMIKEFVAVAATLDATDKTALMAQGVDRDDVSIIAIGNDFESNTLAAMNCKEIGVKLVISRALSEEHGRVLRKLGVDRVIYPERDIAANLVQAVLVPNITRFARVAPGVGLAHVRLPRGYKDVPLGELSTSKVRVVAIIKNPPAGAKPGAPPIVDSSPQAETQVSQDDLLIVFGPNDEINQLALSL